One Ricinus communis isolate WT05 ecotype wild-type chromosome 2, ASM1957865v1, whole genome shotgun sequence DNA segment encodes these proteins:
- the LOC8279389 gene encoding SWI/SNF complex subunit SWI3C — protein MPASPSFPSSDGRGKWKRRKREPQNTRKHQQQPAKREEPDDEDEDAAVEDDNNHNNNNNEDDSEDPNPNPNPNSNHNPTQPDHETEVVIDGGVRICDFPCVTKLLVNRPHASVSAIVALERANSGGESSSSKGQVVPHLENMSYGQLQAVSAVPPEAFGCDQDDGNSAGYVVTPPVILEGKGVVKRFGSRIHVVPMHSDWFSPATVNRLERQVVPHFFSGKSPDHTPEKYMECRNYIVAKYMGNPERRIAVSDCQGFVVGIENEDLTRIVRFLDQWGIINYCAAPSSRESWSGGSYLREDPNGEVHVPSAALKSIDSLIKFDKPRCSLKAAEIYSSLSYHDDFSDLDSRIRERLSENHCTYCSQSLPSVYYQSQKEIDILLCSDCFHEGRFVTSHSSLDFIKMDPTKDYGDLDGESWSDQETLLLLEAMEIYNDNWNEIAEHVGSKSKSQCILHFLRLPMEDGLLENIEVPSISKSPNPSSRDDNGRLHSRSNGSCVQDADSESRIPFANSGNPVMALVAFLASAVGPRVAAACAHASLAALSEDHRMNSERLHGREGSFQGEVANSVQQKEDKPNSSWAQNEAEGAPLSTEKVKAAAKAGLSAAATKAKLFADHEEREIQRLSANIINHQLKRLELKLKQFAEVETFLMRECEQVEKTRQRFAAERARILSTRIGPAGATSQMSLAGVTPSMGNNNIGSSRQQVMPTSSSQPSISGYGNNQQVHPHMSFMQRGQPQPMFPVGPRLPLAAIQPSSSAPSNIMYNASGNSQPSLNQMLRSVSGPSSGLG, from the exons ATGCCAGCTTCCCCTTCTTTCCCTTCTTCAG ATGGCAGGGGCAAATGGAAAAGGCGAAAACGGGAACCTCAAAATACTCGCAAACACCAACAACAACCAGCTAAACGCGAAGAACCCGACGACGAAGACGAAGACGCCGCCGTCGAGGACGACAATAATCACAATAACAACAACAATGAAGATGATTCTGAAGATCCTAACCCTAACCCTAACCCTAATTCTAACCATAATCCCACTCAACCCGATCACGAGACTGAGGTTGTTATAGATGGTGGGGTCCGCATATGCGATTTCCCTTGTGTAACAAAGCTTCTTGTGAATCGGCCCCATGCTTCTGTTTCAGCAATTGTGGCTTTAGAAAGAGCGAATTCAGGTGGAGAGAGCAGCAGCAGTAAAGGGCAGGTGGTGCCTCATTTGGAGAATATGTCTTATGGACAGCTACAGGCGGTTTCTGCTGTTCCACCTGAGGCTTTTGGCTGCGATCAAGATGATGGGAATTCTGCTGGCTACGTGGTTACACCTCCAGTGATTTTGGAGGGAAAAGGTGTTGTTAAACGCTTTGGCAGTAGAATTCACGTTGTTCCTATGCATTCAG ATTGGTTTTCACCAGCCACTGTAAATAGATTGGAGAGACAAGTGGTGCCGCATTTTTTCTCTGGAAAATCACCTGATCATACGCCTGAGAAATACATGGAATGTAGAAACTATATTGTTGCTAAATACATGGGGAATCCAGAGAGGAGGATCGCAGTTTCTGATTGTCAGGGATTTGTAGTTGGTATTGAAAATGAAGATTTAACTCGAATTGTTAGGTTTCTTGATCAATGGGGAATCATCAACTACTGTGCAGCCCCATCAAGTCGTGAATCTTGGAGTGGTGGGTCGTACTTAAGGGAGGACCCAAATGGTGAGGTTCATGTTCCATCAGCTGCTTTAAAGTCAATTGACAGTTTGATCAAATTTGACAAGCCCAGATGTAGCCTCAAGGCAGCTgaaatttattcatcattgtCATATCATGATGATTTCTCTGACTTGGACAGCAGAATCCGAGAGCGTTTATCTGAAAATCATTGCACTTACTGTTCTCAGTCTCTTCCCAGTGTATATTATCAGTCACAAAAGGAG ATTGATATACTACTATGCTCTGACTGCTTTCACGAGGGGAGGTTTGTGACCAGTCATTCAAGCTTAGATTTTATAAAGATGGATCCCACCAAGGATTACGGTGATTTAGACGGAGAAAGTTGGAGTGATCAGGAAACACTACTGCTGCTTGAGGCAATGGAAATTTACAATGATAATTGGAATGAAATTGCAGAACATGTTGGATCAAAGTCAAAATCACAATGCATCCTTCATTTTCTTCGTCTACCCATGGAAGATGGCCTCTTGGAAAATATTGAAGTTCCAAGCATTTCCAAGTCACCTAATCCATCAAGCAGAGATGATAATGGAAGACTACATTCACGTTCAAATG GATCCTGCGTCCAAGATGCTGATTCTGAAAGCCGGATCCCTTTTGCGAATTCAGGGAATCCAGTGATGGCATTG GTTGCCTTTCTGGCCTCTGCTGTTGGGCCAAGAGTTGCTGCAGCTTGTGCCCATGCATCCTTGGCAGCATTGTCAGAGGATCATAG GATGAATTCAGAAAGACTACATGGTAGAGAAGGAAGTTTTCAGGGAGAAGTTGCAAATTCAGTTCAACAAAAAG aagacaaacccaataGTTCCTGGGCTCAGAACGAGGCAGAGGGTGCCCCTTTATCTACAGAGAAAGTCAAAGCTGCTGCGAAAGCTGGTCTTTCTGCAGCAGCAACTAAGGCTAAACTGTTTGCAGATCATGAAGAGAGAGAAATTCAAAGACTATCTGCTAATATCATTAATCACCAG TTGAAGAGATTGGAGTTGAAGCTGAAGCAGTTTGCAGAGGTGGAGACCTTTCTAATGAGAGAGTGTGAACAAGTGGAGAAGACGAGGCAGAGGTTTGCTGCTGAGCGTGCCCGCATTCTGTCTACCCGGATTGGACCTGCTGGGGCTACTTCACAAATGAGTTTGGCAGGTGTTACTCCTTCCATGGGTAATAATAACATTGGCAGCAGTAGGCAACAAGTCATGCCTACCTCATCTTCACAACCAAGCATTTCAGGATATGGCAACAATCAACAAGTCCATCCCCACATGTCATTTATGCAACGGGGACAACCGCAACCAATGTTTCCGGTGGGCCCGAGACTGCCCCTAGCAGCTATACAACCATCATCATCTGCTCCATCAAATATCATGTACAACGCCTCTGGAAATTCACAGCCCAGTCTCAATCAAATGCTGAGATCTGTATCAGGGCCTAGCTCTGGTTTGGGTTGA
- the LOC8271004 gene encoding metal transporter Nramp5: MMINDTVPTSGEGPSNRIPSVGKPQPCNEQPTHQKSGWRKFISYVGPGFLVSLAYLDPGNLETDLQAGANHKYELLWVILIALIFALIIQSLAANLGVSTGKHLSELCKAEYPKHVKYCLWLLAEIAVIAADIPEVIGTAFALNILFHIPLWVGVLCTGLSTLILLGLQKYGVRKLEMLIAVLVFVMAACFFAEMSHVQPPASGVIKGMFVPKLSGQGATGDAIALLGALVMPHNLFLHSALVLSRKVPNSIHGANDACRYFLVESGFALFIAFLINVAVVSVSGTVCSAHTLSHKNEDQCRDLTLNSASFLLQNVLGKSSSILYAIALLASGQSSTISGTYAGQYIMQGFLDIKMRKWIRNLMTRCIAITPSLIASIIGGSQGAGHLIIIASMILSFELPFALIPLLKFSSSSIKMGPHKNSIFVIVFSWILGLGIIGINIYYLSTGFVGWLIDNDLPKVGKLLIGIAVFPLMIIYLLAVIFLAIRKDTVVTFIEPVKDDPTTVQPNMEQGVRKSNEASEMDRFALL; encoded by the exons ATGATGATCAATGATACAGTGCCAACATCAGGGGAAGGCCCCAGCAACCGCATACCCTCTGTTGGCAAACCACAGCCATGCAATGAGCAACCAACTCACCAG AAATCTGGATGGAGAAAATTTATATCTTATGTAGGACCTGGTTTCCTTGTTTCTCTGGCTTATCTTGACCCTGGCAACT TGGAAACTGATCTACAAGCAGGAGCGAACCATAAATATGAG CTTCTGTGGGTCATACTTATTGCACTCATTTTTGCTCTCATTATCCAGTCGCTCGCTGCAAATCTTGGTGTAAGCACCG GAAAGCATCTTTCAGAGCTATGCAAGGCTGAATACCCAAAACATGTCAAGTATTGCCTGTGGTTGCTGGCTGAGATAGCAGTCATTGCTGCTGATATACCAGAAG TGATTGGGACAGCTTTTGCACTAAATATATTGTTCCACATCCCACTGTGGGTTGGAGTTCTCTGCACTGGTCTTAGCACTCTCATCCTTCTTGGCCTACAGAAATATGGG GTAAGGAAACTTGAAATGTTAATAGCAGTGTTGGTCTTTGTGATGGCCGCATGTTTCTTTGCTGAAATGAGTCACGTACAGCCTCCTGCATCGGGTGTCATCAAGGGCATGTTCGTCCCCAAGCTGTCTGGCCAGGGAGCCACCGGTGATGCCATTGCCCTACTTGGCGCCCTTGTCATGCC GCACAACCTCTTTCTCCACTCTGCCCTTGTGCTGTCTAGAAAAGTACCCAATTCTATCCATGGAGCTAAT GATGCCTGTCGCTATTTCCTTGTAGAAAGTGGATTTGCATTGTTCATAGCATTTTTAATCAATGTTGCTGTTGTTTCTGTATCGGGGACGGTTTGCTCAGCTCATACGCTATCCCACAAGAATGAAGATCAATGCCGTGATCTAACCCTTAACTCTGCCTCTTTCCTTCTCCAG AATGTGCTGGGAAAATCAAGCTCTATCTTATATGCTATTGCCCTATTAGCTTCAGGGCAAAGCTCCACTATATCAGGAACTTATGCTGGACAATATATCATGCAG GGTTTCTTAGATATTAAGATGAGAAAATGGATAAGAAACTTAATGACTAGGTGCATTGCCATTACACCTAGTCTTATTGCCTCAATTATTGGTGGATCACAGGGAGCAGGTCATCTAATCATCATTGCATCG ATGATACTCTCATTTGAACTTCCATTTGCTCTTATCCCACTTCTCAAATTTAGTAGCAGCTCCATAAAGATGGGTCCACACAAGAACTCAATTTTT GTGATTGTATTCTCGTGGATTTTGGGTCTGGGAATCATTGGCATAAACATTTATTACCTAAGCACAGGCTTTGTGGGTTGGCTAATTGACAATGATCTACCAAAAGTTGGGAAGCTGTTGATTGGGATCGCAGTTTTTCCTCTAATGATAATATATCTCCTTGCAGTCATCTTTCTAGCTATTAGAAAAGACACTGTTGTGACATTTATCGAGCCAGTGAAGGATGACCCGACAACAGTCCAACCTAACATGGAACAAGGGGTACGCAAATCTAATGAGGCATCAGAGATGGACCGTTTTGCCTTATTATAG